The genomic segment tgaggtggaggtggaggaggtgTGACCAGGAGGGGAGGAGTCAGAGGGCAGCTGGGAAAGTGGGTGTGTGCAGAGAGAAGGGTCCCCAACGTGTCTTGGAGTTATCGCACCCAAGGGCAGTACGTTATAGGAAAGGAGTAAGTTTTTACATCATCATAAAACTGTTTTGGGATATTACAGGCATTATATGCTcccaaggagccctgtggcgcagagtggtaaagctgcagtactgcagtcgaagctctgctcacgacctgagttcgatcctgacggaagtcagtttcaggtagccggctcaaggttgactcagccttccatccttccgaggtaggtaaaatgagtacccagcttgctgggggtaaagggaagatgactaggaaaggcactggcaaaccaccccataaacaaagtctgcctagaaaacgtcgggatgtgacgtcaccccatgggtcaggaatgacccggtacttgcacaggggacctttacctttatatgctCCCAAACTGGTTTCATGACCAAAACAGGAAAATgaggtgtggggtgggtggggaggaatgtTACGTATTAAAAAGGGTTGTGAAACGTTTGCCAGgatgggtgcgataagcctcaaaGTCTACTCTTTCCAAGCATCGGCATGGACAGACAGCAAGTCTGACCCATAAAAAAGGCACGGAAGTAGACTGAAAATGCTAAACTTTtacgaccaagggtctgagttggCCTGAGTTCATTTGATCAATCAAATCCGTCGCTGGTGATGTCACTTAACTACGTGACCACATTACCAGCCAGGTGACCCAAGAAGGGTCAGAGTGagataaaggggaggggcttaTTTGCAGGCTAAGCCCTCCCACTTCTCAAAGGTGCCAAGGCTCATGATTTCATCTTGGCTAATTGGATGGGATGTGGCTCCACAGTTCTCGGCCTTGGGAAACTAGAAAGGAGTCAGGATAAATAAAAGCATAGGCCTCCCAGCACCTAGACACTTATCTCATTTGcaaaaggtcacagcttgctgGATCTCAAGCAACAGCACAGTTGTTTTCCAACTTTGACTGTTCTATTATAGGTTTGAAACAAAAACCAATGTATTTCTTGAACAAGAAATTGCAGTAAGGGACTCTGTTTATGACAGGAAggagagtcacatgaacacatgaagctgccttatactgaatcagacccatggtccatcaaagtcagtatgtctactcagaccggcatcggctctccagggtcgaaggcagaggtctttcacatcaccttcttgcctagtctcttcaactggagatgctgggaattgaacctgggactttctgcatgccaagcagatgctctaccactgagccacagcccctcccctgaacctGGAGGGCAGGTTAGAGGCAGGACGTTAGCTGGCTACAACATTTTTCtacaggcatttttttttaaagtagcagatGGCTGTCTCTTTGAGTCagtgagggaaggtgccctgagttagtgattgatttataatACATACTAAGGATTGGTTACTGTGATTTTAGAGAGCAGGATCCAGGGCACACATTCCTAACAAATGGGGAAATCAGATTATGATTCCAGGTGACCAACAGAAACCTGGAGATCACCCATGGAAGTAAAAGGTAGAACAAGGAAGGtttaaataaaatggaggagaggagaccagCATGAgatgctttaggtccccactgaggaaaaatgcagagctgggtatgtttagcctatgagaagaagactgagagggatatgataactatcttgaagtacttgaagggcagtcatatggaggatgatgccaagttgttttctgttgctccagaaccagtgggttgaaattaaatcaatgagttttcatctagacgttaggaagaattctctaacagttagagggttcctcagtggaacaggcttcctcgggaggtggtatgctatccttccctgaaggtttttaaaaagaggttagatggccatctgtcagcaatgccaattctatgaccttgggcagatcatgagagggagggcatttatatggtttctcgccAGTATGGATTTGTCGATCAGTAGCTTGATTTCCTCTCTGAgcaaacctctttccacactccaagcatttatgtggtttctccccagtgtggatatgttgatggtaagtaaggtgtgacctcgaagcaaagctctttccacactccaagcatttatgtgatttctcccctgtgtttttaaatttaaagtttttaaatgtcaaagagtcaaccAAATTTCAGATGGGAGGAttcggattctatagatatttttccactccttcaaagcttccaaattccaggtaaaacaaaagagttcttgttactcagattttagaacaGTAGGTATTATTGCTTTAATAtcattgcttagatggtaatagataggggagaactgagcctaaattccaaagagatGTTCACGGCAATGGTTCCTCCTCAAACCAGACGGGACCTCagccaggattccaagagtcgcacgatggctctctcggcaaaactgggggtcaaaccgtacttcgtgggcagcaggagaaatcctgtctcccaatccactgtttaggatcgggtagaGGTGAAACATTAACTTCAAATTTGAACAaatcttggttctcttgggagcccccaagagacatGGCACTCAGTTCAGCCCCCTAGCGGAAGTGGCttgtgtggatatgttgatgtcgAGTAAGGTGTGAcctcgaagcaaagctctttccacaatccaagcatttatgtggtttctcccctgtgtggatatatTGATGTCGAGTAAGGTTTGAcctcgaagcaaagctctttccacaatccaagcatttatgtggtttctcccctatgtggatatgttgatgttgagtaagctgtgaacttgaagcaaagctctttccacactccaagcatttatgtggtttctcccctgtgtggataggTTGATGTCGAGTAAGttgtgaacttgaagcaaagctctttccacactccaagcatttatgtggtttctccactgtgtggatatgttgatgtcgAGTAAGGTGTGACttcgaagcaaagctcttttcacactccaagcatttatgtggtttctccccagtgtgcacTCGTCGATGAAAAGCTAGGGAacctctctgagcaaagctctttctacactccaagcatttatatggtttctcgccagtgtggattcgtcgatgagTAGCTAGATTTcctctctgagcaaagctctttccacaatccaagcatttatgtggtttctccccaatgtggatttGTCGATGAGTAGCTAGATTTcctctctgagcaaagctctttccacaatccaagcatttatatgatttctccccagtgtggattcgtcgatgttgagtaagctgtgaacttgcagcaaagctctttccacactccaagcatttatgtggtttgtCCCCcatgtggatatgttgatgttgagtaagctgtgaacttgaagcaaagctctttctacaatccaggcatttatatggtttctcccctgtgtggatatgttgatggtaagtaaggtgtgacctcgaagcaaagctctttccacactccaagcatttatatggtttctcccctgtgtggatatgcTGATGGCAAGTAAGGTGTGACCTcgtagcaaagctctttccacattccaagcatttatgtggtttctcccccatgtggatatgttgatggtaAGTAAGGTGTGACCTcgtagcaaagctctttccacattccaagcatttatgtggtttctcccctgtgtggataggTTGATGTCGAGTAAGttgtgaacttgaagcaaagctcttttcacactccaagcatttatgtggtttctcccctgtgtggatacgttgatgtcgAGTAAGttgtgaacttgaagcaaagctcttttcacactccaagcatttatgtggtttctccctagtgtggattcgtcgatgaATAGCTAGGTAACCTctgtgagcaaagctctttccgcactccaagcatttatatggtttctcgcccgtgtggattcgtcgatgagTAGCTAGGTAACCTCTCTGAGCAaaggtctttccacactccaagcatttatgtggtttctccctaGTATGGATTCGTCGATGAATAGCTAGGTAACCTCTCAGAGCAAAGGTCTTtccgcactccaagcatttatatggtttctcgcccgtgtggattcgtcgatgagTAGCTAGGTGACCTCTCTGAGCAaaggtctttccacactccaagcatttatgtggtttctccctagtgtggattcgtcgatgaATAGCTAGGTAACCTctgtgagcaaagctctttccgcactccaagcatttatatggtttctcgcccgtgtggattcgtcgatgagTAGCTAGGTAACCTCTCTGAGCAaaggtctttccacactccaagcatttatgtggtttctccccagtgtggatttgtCGATGAATAGCTAGGTGACCTCTCTGaacaaatctctttccacactccaagcatttatatggtctctccccagtgtggatgcgTTGATGTTGAGTAAGGTCTGACCTCgaagcaaagttctttccacactccaagcatttatatggtttctccccagtgtggattcgtcgatgagCAGCAAGGAGACAATTCTGAGCAAAGCTCCTTCCGCACTCCAGGCATTCATGTGTCTCTCTGTTATGGAGTCGTTGATGGCCAGAAGAGTCTCTCTTCCAACCCAAGCTCCTTCTACTCTCCGAGTATTTATCAGATTTCTCCCCTGTATTAATTCTTCTGTGTGTATCAGAGACCTGGGACTCAGCACCCTCTGCAGAGGCAGAGCATTCATTCGCCCTCTTCCGTTTTTTTCCAGTGTTTCTTTTCTGCTCTTTTACGTTGAATAGGAGGTGTTTGGGTTCTTTCTCGGATTTTTTCCATGGACAATTAGCCTCTGGAATAAAGAAAAAAGACTGGTAAGACATTCAAGGAATAGCGTAATCAAGAATAAAAAGCCGTTAATGGCTCTTGATAATGACATAACAAAATcccttgaaggggaaaaaactccTGCCCTGTATTAATCTGTTGCTGATTTTGGTGGGTAGCTCTGTTATGGTCTTCCTCTGACCTGAGAAGTGTTCTCGAGATATTTTTGAGTGGCTATTTTGATGCTCTTCTTGTGCCCATGGCTTTTTAAATTGATCAGTTAAGAAGAATTTAGGATCTTAtgctaatgtttttatttttgagcCAACTTGAGAGGgctgtggagaggcagcatacaaataaaTCAAGCCGAGCACTCTATAAACATGTCCAGCTAAGCCAGCATTCCCCAACCCCCAGTTTTAACTTCTCTTTCACCCTTCAGAAAGCTTTCCTGGTCATTCTTTGGGCTGTTGTCTCCAGCTGGGGAAATTTATCCCAAGAGGAGTCCCACACACTTCCACCACACAAGTAAGCAGATATCTGCTGATCTCTCTCTTCTGCATCTTGGACAAGCAGATCTCCTGCTCCTTCCAATGATGATATGCAATCTGGTTTGGGAACCAGACATCCttctttgggagaaagaagcaaacGGGTGACTTCCAGACATCCCAACGTTGAAGAAATATCCAGATTTTAAAACCAAGCCTGAGCCCATACATTGCCACCAGGATACGGTATCTTAGCCCCCTCCCAAGGCAAACAGGATCCAGCAACCCAGTCCACTGTGGCTCTGACGAAGAGCCACTGTCTAAGGGCTCCTCTCCCTTTGAAGAGACCCCACAGTCCCTCCAAGATGGGAACAGGTGGTGATGATTCCCAAAACTcccatttacattttttaaagacaTATCATCTGTTTTCTGTATTGAGGATATTTTTCATACCACTCAACCTGAAAAGTGCTCAGAACGGCATACATTGTCTTCTCCTTCTCTCCAGCCCAGAACAGGGAAACAGCACCTGCCCAACTGACCTcaaaagccaggcaggcaggaatTCAGCAAGTGAAGCTCATCATGACAGAGCCAAACTTCCCCTGCTAAAATCCCATTTTTCTTACTATGTTCTTCAGGGATCTGCAGCCTCATTTACTCACTGTGAGCCATGCCTAAGCCTACAGTGGCGCAAGTAGAATGAACAAAGCAAAGGGACCCCAAATCACCCCCTCTGCCACCCCACACTTTTCTTCCCTCAATTCCTATGCGAGGCTGTAATGTCCTTGAGGCTAGCAAATTCTTTGAACTTTAGAAAATGCATATTGAGGGCTATGTATCAATACAAATTTTATTTTCAGTGCTCACTTCCATAGCTGCTCTGAAAGACCAAAGAGGATGACCTGTTGACATCCCAGAAACTGTTGTTGAGGACAATCCCCCTTCTGCCCTGCTTTCCATGGATTTTCACCTGCACTGACGATTTTGCTCCCCCTGAAGAACAATGAGCCCACTCAGTCCTTCATGGCCAGTCGGGGGTAGGCCTTCCTCCTCTGCTGTGTTCCTTTTCCTTTACAAACTAGTTTACACACTGATATTTACAGACTCCAGTACATATGCAGAACAACTTCCCTTCCCTGCCTAAGGACTTTGTACATATCCCTTCTGAGAATATCCATCGGAAGAGCCCTGGAAGTCGGGGAAAgtacgtcaagtcacagctgacttactaaatactaaacagggccaaccaggcttagcttcctagatcaggctagcctgggccatccaggtcagagctggaGCCCTTCTTAGGAGGAAAGACTTTGGCCTTCAGCATCTGTGAATCAAGGGAAaggagagccttacccagagaggccacattctgataattGGCCTCCATGACTTCTTTGTGAATCCttctttggtccggatccagcagagcccactcctcctcagtgaaaCGAACACACACCTCCTCAAAGGTCATCAGACCctgaaaagagaaacaaacaaatatctctctggttcttgtaggttatccgggctgtgtaaccgtggtcttggaattttctttcctgacgtttcgccagcaactgtggcaggcatcttcagagtagtaacactgaaggacagtgtctctcagtgtcaagggtgtaggaagagtaatatatagtcagaaaggggttgggtttgagctgagtattgtcctgcaaaagtattgtcctgtaagtatcaagataatgtgctaacgagggtatggtatgttaatatggaaccattgtatcctgaagtgatctgttaatgtgtgtaatccaaaactaatctgtatggctattgttgaatgttgtctttgtctggaggtttttcagggcaggaagccaagccttattcattcttaaactctcctcttttctgttaaagttgtgctgatgtttatgaatttcaatggcttctctgtgcaatctgacaaaatagttggtagaattgtccagtctttcagtatcttggaataagaccctgtgtcctgtttgtgtcagtccatgttcagccactgctgatttctcaggttggccaagtctgcagtatctttcatgttcttttatccttgtttgtatgctgcgttttgtggtcccgatgtaaacttctccacagctgcaaggtatacgatatactcctgcagaggtgagggggtctcttttgtcttttgctgatcgtagcatttgttgtattttcttggtgggtttaaacactgtttgtaggttatgttttttcaaaagtttctccatcctatcagtgactcctttaataaatggcaaaaatacctttcctatgggagactgtttttcttgagttttctgatttttgtttggttcaatggcccttctgatttcattcttggagtagccgtttgctagcagtgcgtgatttagatggttagtttcttccttgagaaactgtggttcacagatccgtcttgcacggtccattaatgttttgattattcctcttttctgtcgggggtggtggttggagtttttgtgtaagtagcgatctgtgtgagttggtttccggtagaccttgtgacctaactgaaggtttgatttacggatgacaagggtatcaagaaatgggagtttaccctcaatttccttttccatggtaaactgaatgtttggatggatattattaagatggtttagaaagtccattaatttttcttcaccatggctccaaatggtaaatgtatcatctacgaacctgaaccagactgtaggtttgtaaggtgctgattctaatgctgtcttttcaaaatattccatgtaaaagtttgctattactggactgagtggacttcccatagctactccatccatctgttcataaaattcttgatcccataggaaataacttgttgtcaaacaatggtgaaataaggctgttatatcttctggaaaaatctggttaatcaatgagattgtgtctttaactggaaccttggtaaagagggatacaacatcaaaactgattaatatatcctttggattgagtcttaacggactgattttgttgatgaagtgagttgaatctttgatgtaagaagtggtttttccaatgtggtcctgtaggagggtggtcaaatatttagctaattcatatgttggggaaccaatggcactcacgatgggtcggagtggaacggaacccttatgaattttaggtagtccatataatcgtggtggttgtgcttcagtcttgcatagttttctgtgtgtgtcgggatgaagagtggaattcttgatcagaatgctagttttcctggtaattttgcaagttggatctcgttttagttttttgtatgtggcagggtccagaagttcctcaatcttctttttgtattcttctgttttcatgatcactgtggcattgcctttgtcagctggtagaataatgatttctggatctgcattgagggtcttgatggcgtttctctccttgcgtgttatattgctagcagggggctttgcttttcgtagaattcgtataccttgcagctgtggagaagtatatcgtataccttgcagctgtggagaagtttacatcgggaccacaaaacgcagcatacaaacaaggataaaagaacatgaaagatactgcagacttggccaacctgagaaatcagcagtggctgaacatggactgacacaaacaggacacagggtcttattccaagacactgaaagactggacaattctaccaactattttgtcagattgcacagagaagccattgaaattcataaacatcagcacaactttaacagaaaagaggagagtttaagaatgaataaggcttggcttcctgccctgaaaaacctccagacaagacaacattcaacaatagccatacagattagttttggattacacacattaacagatcacttcaggatacaatggttccatattaacataccataccctcattagcacattatcttgatacttacaggacaatacttttgcaggacaatactcagctcaaacccaacccctttctgactatatattactcttcctacacccttgacactgagagacactgtccttcagtgttactactctgaagatgcctgccacagttgctggcgaaacgtcaggaaagaaaattccaagaccacggttacacagcccggataacctacaagaaccaatgaactctgaccgtgaaagccttcgacaaaatatctCTCTGTTGTCACAGATAACATAAGAATTCTTCCCCTTCTAAGTGCAATCCAAAAGGACGATGTTTATGTTCAAGACTCAGACCTCCATCAGATGTTTTCATTTTCAATCCAGCAAGCAGGAGAAATAGCAGCCGAGGAAAAACGACAGAAAGAGAGTCTCCTGGGCCTACAAAGCACCCAGGGGCATGAGCCGCATTTCCAAACTTACCCGATCAGGCCGCACGGAAGTTGCTTTCCCTCTGCCAGAAAGAGACGGCAAAGAATCCATTGTTGCTTTTAAGGCACCACCTGGAAGTATAAAAAGGTAGCTCTATGGCACTTTATGCTCTCCTAGTACTTTGCCTTTCAGTTCCTTGAGGGGGAATGGAATAAGGTTCTCCCCGTATTGGCTCAGGGTTGCAACTATCCTTGCATCCCTATTTCGGATAATTTTTTGCTTCCACACTTTTGACAAATCTAGTCTTAATCATTATCATATACAAAACTGTGGTCTGTCCAGAATCCATAAGGAAGAACTAACAGGCCCTACTAAACCCATGGGCAGAACCACAGGTACTACCTTTCACAATGGTGGGCAAGAAGAGAGCCTTGCGACTAGTGGAATACCAAACACTTCCCTTCTTGACTTCCCAGCTGGGCGACACAGTGAAAAGAGGCCACTGACACATCCTCTCCATTAGAGTCACCTCACTTCTTCTACAGTCCTAGCCCAAAGATATTATTGCATCTTACTGAGAATCAAATATAGAATCATAAGAtcgtcgagttggaagggaccaccagggtcttctagtccaaccccctgcacaatgcaggaaattcacacctaactcccccc from the Euleptes europaea isolate rEulEur1 chromosome 1, rEulEur1.hap1, whole genome shotgun sequence genome contains:
- the LOC130493439 gene encoding zinc finger protein 665-like gives rise to the protein MDSLPSLSGRGKATSVRPDRGLMTFEEVCVRFTEEEWALLDPDQRRIHKEVMEANYQNVASLEANCPWKKSEKEPKHLLFNVKEQKRNTGKKRKRANECSASAEGAESQVSDTHRRINTGEKSDKYSESRRSLGWKRDSSGHQRLHNRETHECLECGRSFAQNCLLAAHRRIHTGEKPYKCLECGKNFASRSDLTQHQRIHTGERPYKCLECGKRFVQRGHLAIHRQIHTGEKPHKCLECGKTFAQRGYLATHRRIHTGEKPYKCLECGKSFAHRGYLAIHRRIHTREKPHKCLECGKTFAQRGHLATHRRIHTGEKPYKCLECGKTFALRGYLAIHRRIHTREKPHKCLECGKTFAQRGYLATHRRIHTGEKPYKCLECGKSFAHRGYLAIHRRIHTREKPHKCLECEKSFASSSQLTRHQRIHTGEKPHKCLECEKSFASSSQLTRHQPIHTGEKPHKCLECGKSFATRSHLTYHQHIHMGEKPHKCLECGKSFATRSHLTCHQHIHTGEKPYKCLECGKSFASRSHLTYHQHIHTGEKPYKCLDCRKSFRGNLATHRRIHTGEKPYKCLECRKSFAQRGSLAFHRRVHTGE